The following proteins are co-located in the bacterium genome:
- the lnt gene encoding apolipoprotein N-acyltransferase has translation MNFKPYLLAILSGYLAVLSFPPYSLSLFAYLFLIPFLFSLQGQNLSQSFLLGSLQGLAFSLGLLFWIKIYHPLALLFLCLYLSLFSGVFGFLYSWIKKNISKFHFLIIPLLWVLIEDLRSSGTLGFPWGVIGYSQSENTTLIQIADLVGVLGISFMVILVNSLLFEVMTKKLEKKYLLVIPLIFLFLTIYGKIRLREDFIPARNLKVSIIQANIDPDWYDSWNKHKNEVLNDLLQSSKKAVAEYHPDLIIWTETALHNLWELNPDIRNAVLNLAKEGNVNLLIGIPCVKSGKKGDQYFNSAFLISKKGEILGRYDKVHLVPFGEMIPFEDTFNKLKKLLPFLPSLRELLPMVGDFSPGKGFYPLSFYHQDYQIVKAGVSICFEDIFGYIAKDFINHQANFMVNITNDAWSKNVSAHLQHFEMAIFRAIEGRCFLVRAGNSGISALINPYGVVEKSLSVYQKGILHGEISTSAFKTFYSQYGDIFAHGCSLLTVILLISLKLSISFSKILPKE, from the coding sequence TTGAACTTCAAACCTTATTTATTGGCAATTTTATCAGGATATTTAGCGGTGCTATCTTTTCCTCCTTACAGTCTTTCTCTTTTTGCTTACTTATTCTTAATTCCTTTCTTATTTTCTCTCCAAGGTCAAAACTTATCTCAGAGCTTTCTTTTAGGAAGCTTACAAGGCTTAGCTTTTTCTCTCGGTCTTTTATTTTGGATTAAAATTTATCATCCCTTAGCTCTTCTTTTCTTATGCCTTTACCTTTCTTTATTCTCAGGGGTCTTTGGCTTTTTATATAGCTGGATAAAGAAAAATATTTCTAAATTTCACTTCTTGATTATTCCTCTGTTATGGGTCCTAATAGAAGATCTTCGCAGTAGTGGAACTTTAGGCTTTCCCTGGGGAGTAATTGGTTATTCTCAAAGTGAAAACACCACTTTAATCCAAATAGCTGATCTGGTAGGTGTGCTTGGTATCTCATTTATGGTCATCTTAGTAAATTCTCTCTTATTTGAAGTAATGACAAAAAAATTAGAGAAAAAATACTTACTGGTTATTCCTTTAATCTTTCTCTTCTTAACTATTTATGGAAAGATAAGATTAAGGGAAGACTTTATCCCCGCCAGAAATCTAAAGGTCTCTATCATCCAAGCTAATATTGATCCCGATTGGTATGATAGCTGGAATAAACACAAGAATGAAGTCTTAAATGACTTACTCCAAAGCAGTAAAAAAGCAGTTGCAGAATATCATCCCGATTTAATTATCTGGACAGAGACTGCTCTTCACAATCTTTGGGAATTAAATCCAGATATTAGAAATGCTGTCTTAAATCTGGCTAAAGAAGGCAATGTTAACCTCCTGATTGGCATTCCCTGTGTAAAATCGGGGAAGAAAGGAGATCAATACTTTAATAGTGCCTTCTTAATCTCTAAAAAAGGAGAGATTCTGGGTCGATATGACAAGGTTCACTTAGTTCCTTTTGGAGAGATGATTCCTTTTGAAGATACTTTTAATAAGCTCAAAAAGCTTCTTCCTTTCTTGCCTTCTCTTAGAGAATTACTCCCTATGGTAGGAGATTTTAGCCCGGGAAAAGGTTTTTATCCTTTAAGTTTTTATCATCAAGATTACCAAATAGTAAAGGCAGGAGTTTCAATATGCTTTGAAGATATCTTTGGTTATATCGCTAAAGACTTTATTAATCATCAAGCTAATTTTATGGTTAACATTACTAATGATGCTTGGTCAAAAAATGTTTCTGCTCATCTTCAACATTTTGAAATGGCCATCTTTCGAGCCATTGAAGGACGTTGTTTTTTAGTTAGAGCTGGAAATTCTGGTATTTCCGCCCTTATTAATCCTTATGGAGTGGTAGAAAAAAGTTTAAGTGTTTATCAAAAAGGAATCTTACATGGAGAAATTTCTACTTCTGCCTTTAAGACTTTTTATAGCCAATATGGCGATATTTTTGCTCATGGGTGCTCACTTTTAACCGTGATTTTACTTATCAGCTTAAAACTAAGCATCTCTTTTAGCAAGATTCTCCCTAAGGAATAA
- the thiL gene encoding thiamine-phosphate kinase, giving the protein MIRLKDLGEINLIERFRNNISYPHSKIILGIGDDAAVVKNRANKYLVATTDFFIEDVHFDLKFSTFYQIGWKATAVNLSDIAAMGATPKYLLLSVGLPEDLAISSWDEICKGILDLSSKFKVHIIGGDMVKSHKLLINITLLGEVAKDGYVSRRGIKRGEKLAVTGCLGDSKAGLNILKNQLDINKKEREILINKHLFPYPKIKEGLIISKYKVASSMMDISDGLSSELYRLAQENEVGFKLYEEKIPCSPALLAFSQKTQGNPVEMALSGGEDYELLFTCQEERLKILQKAKINYFIIGEVLPEKEIIILKKGGFIEKVERSGYEHFKDIH; this is encoded by the coding sequence GTGATAAGGTTAAAAGATCTGGGTGAGATAAACCTGATTGAACGTTTCCGAAACAATATTTCCTACCCTCATTCTAAGATTATATTAGGGATAGGCGATGATGCAGCGGTAGTAAAGAATAGGGCTAACAAATACTTAGTAGCTACTACCGATTTTTTTATTGAAGATGTTCATTTTGATCTAAAATTTTCAACTTTTTATCAAATTGGATGGAAGGCCACGGCTGTTAATCTTAGCGATATCGCGGCTATGGGAGCTACTCCTAAATACTTATTACTTTCCGTAGGTTTGCCTGAAGATTTAGCTATTTCTTCCTGGGATGAAATTTGTAAAGGAATTTTAGACCTGTCTTCAAAATTTAAGGTCCATATTATTGGAGGAGACATGGTTAAATCCCATAAGTTATTAATTAATATTACTTTATTAGGAGAAGTAGCCAAGGATGGTTACGTTTCGCGGCGGGGAATTAAAAGAGGAGAAAAGTTAGCGGTAACAGGATGCTTAGGTGATTCTAAAGCAGGTTTAAATATTTTAAAGAACCAGCTAGACATTAATAAGAAAGAAAGAGAGATCTTAATTAACAAACATTTATTTCCTTATCCTAAAATAAAAGAAGGTTTAATTATTTCTAAGTATAAAGTTGCTTCAAGTATGATGGATATTAGCGATGGATTGAGTAGTGAATTATATAGATTAGCCCAAGAAAATGAGGTGGGGTTTAAGCTCTATGAAGAAAAGATTCCTTGCTCTCCTGCTCTTTTAGCTTTTTCTCAAAAGACTCAAGGTAATCCTGTAGAGATGGCTCTTTCTGGCGGTGAAGATTATGAGCTTCTTTTTACTTGCCAAGAAGAAAGATTAAAGATCCTTCAAAAAGCCAAAATTAATTATTTTATCATTGGAGAAGTTCTTCCAGAAAAAGAGATCATCATTTTAAAAAAAGGAGGATTTATTGAGAAGGTTGAAAGAAGTGGTTATGAACACTTTAAAGATATTCACTAA